In Juglans microcarpa x Juglans regia isolate MS1-56 chromosome 7D, Jm3101_v1.0, whole genome shotgun sequence, the following are encoded in one genomic region:
- the LOC121238150 gene encoding class V chitinase-like, translating into MINQSSYRNSFVQSSIETARLYGFQGLDLRGVVPKGSSSDMANLGTLLLDEWRVAVNSEAKNSSNPELLLVMAGNRLPALGSVIYPIDSMRRNLDWVHVKAYDYYLPGRDRVTYFHAALYGPSNMANTDDGINEWKRRVSEKSN; encoded by the coding sequence ATGATAAACCAGTCCTCTTATAGAAATTCTTTCGTTCAGTCTTCCATAGAAACAGCTAGGCTTTATGGGTTTCAAGGTTTAGACCTTCGTGGGGTTGTGCCAAAAGGAAGTAGCTCGGATATGGCCAACCTCGGTACCCTTCTTCTGGACGAGTGGCGAGTTGCTGTAAATTCTGAGGCAAAAAATTCAAGCAATCCTGAGTTACTCCTGGTCATGGCCGGCAATCGTCTGCCAGCTTTGGGTTCAGTCATTTACCCAATTGATTCCATGAGGAGGAACTTGGATTGGGTACATGTAAAAGCGTACGATTACTATTTGCCTGGTAGGGACAGAGTCACATACTTTCATGCAGCTTTGTATGGCCCTTCGAACATGGCTAATACGGATGATGGCATAAATGAGTGGAAGAGAAGAGTAAGTGAGAAAAGTAATTGA